In a single window of the Agrobacterium fabrum str. C58 genome:
- a CDS encoding integration host factor subunit beta, protein MQFFQGATVIKSELVQIVAARNPHLYHRDVENIVNAVLDEITDALAAGNRVELRGFGAFSVKNRPSRSGRNPRTGESVFVEEKWVPFFKTGKELRERLNPGMGDEEDD, encoded by the coding sequence ATCCAATTCTTTCAGGGGGCAACCGTGATCAAGTCTGAACTGGTGCAGATCGTTGCTGCGCGTAACCCGCACCTTTATCACCGCGACGTGGAAAACATCGTCAATGCGGTGCTGGATGAAATCACCGATGCGCTGGCGGCGGGAAATCGTGTCGAGCTTCGCGGTTTCGGCGCCTTTTCGGTGAAGAACCGTCCGTCCCGTTCGGGCCGGAACCCGCGTACGGGTGAGTCGGTTTTCGTCGAGGAAAAATGGGTGCCTTTCTTCAAGACGGGCAAGGAACTGCGCGAGCGCCTGAACCCGGGTATGGGCGACGAAGAGGACGATTGA
- the lptB gene encoding LPS export ABC transporter ATP-binding protein, whose amino-acid sequence MKIPSISKILGGGRNRSADAASPADKTPYQGTLIAHGLTKTYDTRRVVNGVSLVVRRGEAVGLLGPNGAGKTTCFYMITGLVPVDSGKIAINGNDVTGMPMYRRARLGVGYLPQEASIFRGLTVEENIRAVLEVHEPDAAKRNRKLDELLEEFHIAQLRKSPAVALSGGERRRLEIARALATDPTFMLLDEPFAGVDPISVSDIQNLVRHLTARGIGVLVTDHNVRETLGLIDRAYIIHAGEVLTHGRPDDIVNNPDVRRLYLGNNFSL is encoded by the coding sequence GTGAAGATACCTTCGATCTCAAAAATTCTCGGCGGCGGACGCAACCGTTCCGCAGACGCCGCCTCACCCGCCGACAAGACCCCTTACCAGGGCACCTTGATCGCACATGGCCTGACGAAAACCTATGATACCCGTCGTGTCGTCAACGGTGTTTCACTGGTCGTGCGCCGTGGAGAGGCCGTGGGGCTGCTTGGCCCGAACGGCGCCGGCAAGACCACCTGTTTTTACATGATCACGGGCCTGGTGCCTGTCGATAGCGGCAAGATCGCCATCAATGGCAATGATGTGACCGGCATGCCGATGTACAGGCGTGCCAGGCTCGGTGTCGGTTATCTGCCGCAGGAAGCGTCGATTTTCCGCGGCCTGACGGTCGAGGAAAACATTCGCGCCGTGCTGGAAGTGCATGAACCGGATGCCGCCAAACGCAATCGCAAGCTCGATGAACTCCTGGAAGAGTTTCATATTGCGCAACTGCGCAAATCGCCTGCTGTGGCGCTTTCGGGCGGTGAGCGGCGGCGTCTGGAAATTGCGCGCGCTCTCGCGACCGACCCGACTTTCATGCTGCTGGATGAGCCCTTCGCGGGCGTCGATCCGATTTCGGTCAGCGACATCCAGAATCTGGTCAGGCATCTGACCGCGCGCGGCATCGGCGTTCTCGTCACGGACCATAATGTCCGCGAAACGCTCGGCCTCATCGACCGCGCCTATATCATCCATGCCGGCGAAGTGCTGACGCATGGACGTCCTGACGACATCGTCAACAATCCGGACGTGCGCCGTCTCTATCTCGGCAATAATTTCAGCCTTTAA
- the hpf gene encoding ribosome hibernation-promoting factor, HPF/YfiA family: MSVRVSGKHMEIGESFRQRIEDNIGLAVTKYFDGGYSGQVTVEKSGSRFAADCKLHLDTGVVLHAAGQANDPQASFDAAAERIEKRLRRYKRKLKDHHSGSNGALPEIAYTVMDAVPDEDHEVPEDYAPTIVAESSKQIKTMSVASAVMALDMTDEPVLLFRSPGKEYLNIVYRRHDGNIGWIDAETIKS, from the coding sequence ATGAGTGTGCGTGTATCTGGTAAACATATGGAGATCGGTGAATCTTTCCGTCAGCGGATTGAGGACAATATAGGTCTGGCAGTTACCAAATACTTCGATGGGGGGTATTCAGGCCAGGTAACCGTGGAGAAGTCCGGATCGCGTTTTGCGGCCGATTGCAAGCTGCATCTCGATACCGGCGTCGTATTGCATGCGGCGGGTCAGGCGAACGATCCGCAAGCCAGCTTCGATGCTGCCGCTGAGCGGATCGAGAAGCGCCTGCGTCGTTACAAGCGCAAACTGAAGGACCATCACAGTGGTTCGAACGGCGCGCTCCCGGAAATCGCCTATACGGTGATGGATGCTGTTCCCGATGAGGACCACGAGGTCCCCGAGGATTATGCACCCACCATTGTGGCGGAGAGCTCGAAACAGATTAAGACAATGTCAGTCGCCAGCGCCGTGATGGCGCTCGACATGACCGACGAGCCGGTTCTGCTGTTCCGCAGCCCGGGCAAGGAATATCTCAACATCGTTTACCGACGTCATGACGGCAATATTGGCTGGATCGACGCGGAAACGATCAAGAGCTGA
- the rdgB gene encoding RdgB/HAM1 family non-canonical purine NTP pyrophosphatase, with product MRKLDTRTIVVASHNKGKIAEIADLIGPFGFSAKSAAELNFSEPEETGTTFEENAAIKALASAKASGLPALSDDSGLVIDALDGAPGVYTANWAETADGTRDFAMAMQKVEDALAERGASKPEDRTARFVSVLCLAWPDGHVEYFRGEVEGTVVWPPRGTSGFGYDPIFKPDGYDTTFGEMSADEKHGWKHGDAFALSHRARAFKKFVETCLEA from the coding sequence ATGCGCAAGCTCGATACCAGAACGATCGTCGTCGCCAGCCACAACAAGGGCAAGATCGCCGAGATCGCCGATCTGATCGGGCCTTTCGGTTTCTCCGCCAAATCGGCGGCGGAGCTGAACTTCTCCGAGCCGGAAGAGACGGGTACTACCTTCGAGGAAAATGCCGCCATCAAGGCGCTCGCGTCTGCGAAGGCGTCCGGCCTGCCGGCATTGTCCGACGATTCCGGCCTCGTGATTGACGCGCTCGATGGTGCACCCGGTGTCTATACCGCCAATTGGGCGGAAACGGCCGATGGCACGCGCGATTTCGCCATGGCGATGCAGAAGGTCGAGGATGCGCTGGCCGAGCGCGGAGCCTCCAAGCCGGAAGATCGCACGGCCCGCTTTGTCAGCGTGCTGTGCCTGGCCTGGCCGGATGGGCATGTCGAATATTTCCGTGGCGAGGTCGAAGGCACCGTGGTGTGGCCGCCGCGCGGTACGAGCGGTTTCGGTTATGATCCCATCTTTAAACCCGATGGATATGACACCACATTCGGCGAAATGAGCGCGGATGAAAAACACGGCTGGAAACATGGCGACGCTTTCGCACTTTCTCACCGCGCCCGGGCGTTCAAAAAATTCGTAGAAACCTGCCTGGAGGCATGA
- the hrcA gene encoding heat-inducible transcriptional repressor HrcA, whose amino-acid sequence MGFSAPLSKDQASLLDERSREIFRRIVEGYLDTGEPLGSRSLSRLLPMSLSPASVRNVMSDLEELGLIYSPHISAGRLPTQTGLRFFVDAFMQVGDLPADERANIDRQIGPVAGHEQSLEGLLTEASRMLSGMSRGAGLVLTAKNDVILKHVEFIRLEPTKALAVLVGDHNQVENRIIELPAGISSSQLTEAANFINAHLSGQTLQELRGQFQTQRTELQSELGMLAQDLVERGLAIWAGDNEEGKLGRLIVRGRSNLLEGLAGEEDIDRVRMLFDDLERKENLIEILNLAESGSGVRIFIGSENKLFSLSGSSLIVAPYRDEENRVVGAVGVIGPTRLNYARIVPMVDYTAQIMARLSRKQR is encoded by the coding sequence ATGGGTTTTTCAGCACCGCTTTCAAAAGATCAGGCATCGCTGCTCGATGAGCGGTCGCGGGAAATTTTCCGGCGCATCGTCGAAGGTTATCTCGATACGGGCGAGCCGCTCGGATCGCGCAGCCTGTCGCGGCTTCTGCCGATGTCGCTTTCCCCGGCCTCCGTCCGCAACGTCATGAGCGACCTGGAGGAGCTTGGTCTCATCTATTCGCCGCATATCAGCGCCGGACGCCTGCCCACGCAGACGGGGCTGCGCTTCTTCGTGGATGCCTTCATGCAGGTGGGCGATCTTCCTGCCGATGAGCGGGCGAATATCGACCGTCAGATCGGGCCGGTTGCCGGCCACGAACAATCGCTGGAAGGTTTGCTGACGGAAGCGAGCCGCATGCTGTCAGGCATGTCGCGCGGGGCTGGCCTCGTGCTGACGGCCAAGAATGATGTCATCCTCAAACATGTCGAATTCATCAGGCTCGAGCCCACCAAGGCGCTCGCGGTGCTGGTCGGCGATCACAATCAGGTCGAAAACCGTATCATCGAATTGCCGGCCGGCATCTCCTCTTCGCAATTGACCGAGGCGGCGAATTTCATCAATGCCCACCTGTCCGGACAGACGCTGCAGGAGTTACGCGGGCAGTTCCAGACCCAGCGTACGGAGTTGCAGTCGGAACTCGGCATGCTGGCGCAGGATCTCGTGGAGCGTGGTCTCGCTATATGGGCGGGCGACAATGAGGAAGGCAAGCTCGGCCGGCTCATCGTTCGCGGCCGCTCCAACCTGCTCGAGGGCCTCGCTGGTGAGGAAGATATCGATCGGGTACGCATGTTGTTCGACGATCTCGAGCGTAAGGAAAATCTGATCGAGATTCTCAATCTGGCGGAAAGCGGTTCAGGGGTCAGGATTTTCATCGGCTCTGAAAACAAGCTGTTTTCGCTCTCCGGTTCCTCTCTCATCGTCGCGCCCTATCGCGATGAGGAAAATCGTGTCGTGGGTGCTGTCGGCGTCATCGGGCCTACCAGGCTGAACTATGCCCGTATCGTACCGATGGTCGATTATACCGCGCAGATCATGGCGCGCCTTTCCCGCAAACAGAGATAG
- the rpoN gene encoding RNA polymerase factor sigma-54, with product MALSASLLLRQNQSLVMTPQLMQSIQLLQMTHFELTQFIAQEVERNPLLEIAANDGDLGSDTPVDVDNFGDAEASDAAVRVTPDSDDWYGERAANLGEQLDTSFENVFPDDGEPRKADAPELASQWKSMPGQESGESYDLDDFVAARQSLSDHLNQQLPLAISAAEDRMIADALIGQLDETGYIAADAVDDVAERLGATPSAVEYVLKTLQGFDPPGIFSRSLSECLATQLAQKDRLDPAMRAFVDNLELLAKRDFASLKKLCGVDEEDLLDMLAEIRTLNPRPGAGYDSMVSETIVPDIIVRPSSTGGWLVEINPDTLPRVLINQSYFAEVSKHKARAGEDQDFLSECMQTAHWLTRSLDQRARTIMKVASEIVRQQDAFLINGVDQLRPLNLKTVADAIKMHESTVSRVTSKKYMLTPRGLFELKYFFSVSISAVEGGDSHSAEAVRHRIKAMIAQEAAEAVLSDDDIVDNLKKTGIDIARRTVAKYREAMNIPSSVQRRREKKAMAKLSAF from the coding sequence ATGGCATTGTCTGCCAGCCTTTTGCTGCGTCAAAACCAGTCTCTCGTGATGACACCGCAACTGATGCAGTCCATCCAGCTGCTTCAGATGACGCATTTCGAGCTGACGCAGTTTATCGCGCAGGAGGTGGAGCGCAATCCATTGCTGGAAATTGCAGCAAACGATGGCGATTTGGGCAGCGATACGCCTGTCGACGTCGATAATTTCGGCGACGCTGAAGCTTCGGATGCGGCCGTCAGGGTGACGCCCGACAGCGATGACTGGTACGGGGAGCGCGCCGCAAATCTTGGCGAGCAGCTGGACACGAGCTTCGAAAACGTCTTTCCCGACGATGGCGAACCGAGAAAAGCCGATGCGCCCGAACTCGCAAGCCAATGGAAATCCATGCCCGGGCAGGAGTCCGGAGAAAGCTACGACCTCGACGACTTCGTGGCCGCCCGACAAAGCCTCAGCGACCACCTCAATCAGCAACTGCCGCTCGCCATCTCCGCCGCCGAGGACAGGATGATCGCCGATGCGCTGATCGGCCAGCTCGATGAGACCGGTTATATCGCCGCGGATGCCGTCGACGACGTTGCAGAACGGCTTGGTGCCACACCATCGGCGGTCGAGTACGTTCTGAAGACGCTTCAGGGTTTTGATCCGCCGGGCATCTTTTCCCGTTCCTTGAGCGAATGTCTGGCAACCCAGCTCGCACAGAAGGACCGGCTCGACCCGGCCATGCGAGCTTTTGTCGATAATCTCGAGCTTCTGGCGAAACGCGATTTTGCCTCCTTAAAAAAACTCTGCGGCGTCGATGAAGAAGACCTTCTCGACATGCTGGCGGAAATCCGCACGCTCAATCCGCGCCCCGGCGCGGGTTACGATTCGATGGTTTCGGAAACAATCGTTCCTGATATCATCGTCCGCCCCTCCTCCACCGGTGGCTGGCTGGTGGAGATCAATCCCGACACCCTGCCGCGTGTGCTCATCAACCAGAGCTACTTTGCGGAGGTTTCAAAACATAAGGCGCGCGCAGGAGAGGATCAGGATTTCCTGTCCGAATGCATGCAGACAGCCCATTGGCTGACCCGCAGCCTCGATCAGCGCGCCCGGACGATCATGAAGGTGGCGAGCGAAATCGTACGCCAGCAGGATGCCTTCCTCATCAACGGCGTCGACCAGCTGCGCCCGCTGAACCTCAAGACGGTGGCCGACGCCATCAAGATGCATGAATCCACCGTCAGCCGCGTGACGTCGAAGAAATACATGCTGACGCCGCGCGGACTTTTCGAGCTCAAATATTTCTTCAGCGTGTCGATCAGCGCCGTGGAGGGCGGTGATAGCCATTCGGCGGAAGCGGTACGTCACCGCATCAAGGCGATGATCGCGCAGGAAGCCGCTGAGGCCGTCCTTTCCGACGACGATATCGTCGACAATCTGAAAAAGACCGGCATCGATATCGCACGCCGCACCGTCGCCAAATATCGCGAGGCGATGAATATTCCCTCCTCCGTGCAGAGGCGCCGGGAGAAGAAAGCGATGGCGAAGCTTTCCGCCTTCTGA
- the grpE gene encoding nucleotide exchange factor GrpE translates to MTDDTKKPGPDADVAEEFVDPAQAGEEQAETAEPDPVELLKAENADLRDKFLRLAAEMDNLRRRTERDVKDAKAYSLAGFARDMLAVSDNLRRALEAIPDELKTNGEAGLNGLIEGVEMTERSMLSTLERHGVKKIDAEGQKFDPNFHQAMFEVPNTAVPNNTVLQVIQAGFTIGDRVLRPAMVGVAKGGPKAEPSASAEPGTSSLNEKDA, encoded by the coding sequence ATGACCGACGATACAAAAAAGCCCGGACCTGACGCGGACGTCGCGGAAGAGTTTGTCGATCCTGCCCAGGCAGGTGAAGAACAGGCCGAAACGGCAGAGCCCGATCCGGTGGAACTGCTCAAGGCTGAGAACGCCGATCTGCGCGATAAATTCCTCCGCCTTGCAGCCGAGATGGACAATCTTCGCCGCCGCACCGAGCGTGACGTCAAGGATGCCAAGGCCTATTCGCTGGCCGGTTTTGCCCGCGACATGCTTGCCGTTTCCGATAATCTTCGCCGCGCGCTGGAAGCCATTCCGGACGAACTCAAGACCAATGGCGAAGCCGGTCTCAACGGCCTGATCGAAGGCGTGGAAATGACCGAGCGCTCGATGCTGTCGACGCTGGAGCGCCACGGTGTGAAGAAGATCGATGCCGAAGGCCAGAAATTCGACCCGAATTTCCATCAGGCCATGTTCGAAGTTCCGAACACGGCGGTTCCCAACAATACCGTACTTCAGGTCATTCAGGCCGGTTTCACCATCGGTGACCGCGTTCTGCGCCCCGCGATGGTGGGTGTCGCCAAGGGCGGCCCGAAGGCTGAACCCTCCGCATCGGCCGAGCCGGGCACGTCGTCTCTTAATGAAAAGGACGCGTGA
- the hemW gene encoding radical SAM family heme chaperone HemW: MVGEHQLSAPGASLLPDTGDPGFGIYLHWPFCAAKCPYCDFNSHVRHRPVDQERFTAAFLREMEHMRTLSGPRVVTSIFMGGGTPSLMDPQTVGALLDGISRFWHVPDGIEITMEANPSSVEAERFRGYRAAGVNRVSLGVQALNDRDLKFLGRLHDVADALKAIRLAREIFPRMSFDLIYARPNQTVAEWDAELKEAVSYAVDHLSLYQLTIEEGTPFYGLHKAGKLIVPDGEHSAVLYEATQEITERYGMPAYEVSNHARPGAESRHNLTYWRYGDYAGIGPGAHGRLTRGASKLATATERHPETWLETVEREGHGMVDQELLGVDEQADELLLMGLRLREGIDLARWSDLSGRDLDPEKEEFLLQHGFVERLGNSRLRCTPSGMLILDAVVADLAC, from the coding sequence ATGGTCGGGGAGCACCAACTTTCTGCCCCCGGCGCATCGCTTCTGCCGGATACGGGCGATCCCGGTTTCGGGATCTATCTGCACTGGCCCTTCTGCGCGGCCAAATGCCCCTATTGCGATTTCAACAGCCATGTCCGCCACCGGCCGGTGGATCAGGAACGGTTTACGGCGGCTTTCCTGCGTGAAATGGAACATATGCGGACGCTGAGCGGCCCGCGCGTCGTCACCAGCATTTTCATGGGCGGCGGTACGCCTTCGCTGATGGACCCACAGACGGTCGGTGCGCTACTGGATGGCATCTCGCGTTTCTGGCATGTGCCTGATGGTATCGAGATCACCATGGAGGCTAATCCTTCCAGCGTCGAGGCAGAACGGTTTCGGGGTTATCGGGCGGCAGGCGTCAATCGTGTCTCGCTCGGCGTGCAGGCACTGAATGACCGCGACCTGAAATTCCTCGGCCGCCTGCATGATGTCGCCGATGCCTTGAAAGCCATTCGGTTGGCGCGGGAGATTTTTCCGCGTATGTCCTTCGATCTCATCTATGCCCGCCCGAACCAGACGGTGGCCGAATGGGACGCCGAACTGAAGGAGGCTGTCTCCTATGCCGTCGACCATCTGTCGCTCTATCAGCTGACGATCGAGGAAGGCACACCCTTTTATGGCCTGCACAAGGCCGGCAAGCTCATCGTTCCGGATGGCGAACATTCGGCCGTGCTTTATGAGGCGACGCAGGAAATCACCGAGCGTTACGGCATGCCGGCCTATGAGGTTTCCAATCACGCCCGGCCCGGCGCCGAAAGCCGCCATAACCTCACCTACTGGCGATATGGCGATTATGCCGGCATCGGCCCCGGTGCGCATGGACGCCTGACGCGTGGCGCTTCCAAGCTCGCCACCGCTACCGAGCGGCACCCCGAGACCTGGCTCGAAACCGTTGAGCGGGAAGGCCATGGCATGGTCGACCAGGAATTGCTCGGTGTCGATGAACAGGCTGATGAATTGCTGCTGATGGGCCTTCGCCTGCGCGAAGGCATCGATCTCGCCCGTTGGAGCGATCTCTCCGGCCGCGACCTCGACCCGGAAAAGGAGGAGTTTCTCCTTCAGCACGGTTTCGTGGAAAGGCTCGGCAATTCCCGCCTGCGCTGCACACCCTCCGGCATGCTTATTCTGGATGCCGTGGTGGCCGATCTCGCCTGCTGA
- the rph gene encoding ribonuclease PH, with the protein MRPSGRKTDQMRKVSFERNFSKHAEGSCLVKFGDTHVLVTASLEEKTPPWLRNSGKGWVTAEYGMLPRSTNERMKREAASGKQGGRTQEIQRLIGRSLRAVVDLQALGERQISIDCDVIQADGGTRTASITGAWIALHDCLKWMETRNMIKVEKVLKDHIAAISCGIFAKQPVIDLDYLEDSSAETDANFVITGSGGIVEVQGTAEGAPFSEEEFLTLLGLAKAGCSELVALQKQAIA; encoded by the coding sequence ATGCGGCCTTCAGGCAGAAAAACCGACCAGATGCGCAAGGTTTCCTTCGAGCGCAATTTCTCGAAGCATGCCGAAGGCTCCTGTCTCGTGAAATTCGGCGACACGCATGTGCTCGTCACCGCAAGCCTTGAAGAAAAGACGCCGCCGTGGCTGCGCAACAGCGGCAAGGGCTGGGTCACCGCTGAATACGGCATGCTGCCACGCTCTACCAATGAACGCATGAAGCGTGAGGCTGCTTCCGGCAAGCAGGGCGGCCGCACGCAGGAAATCCAGCGCCTCATCGGCCGCTCGCTGCGCGCCGTCGTTGACCTGCAGGCCCTTGGCGAACGCCAGATCAGCATCGACTGCGATGTCATCCAGGCCGATGGCGGCACCCGCACCGCCTCCATTACCGGTGCATGGATTGCCCTGCATGACTGCCTGAAGTGGATGGAAACCCGTAACATGATCAAGGTCGAGAAGGTTCTGAAGGACCATATCGCCGCGATCTCCTGCGGTATCTTCGCCAAGCAGCCGGTGATCGATCTCGATTATCTGGAAGACTCTTCCGCCGAGACCGACGCGAATTTCGTGATTACCGGTTCCGGCGGCATCGTCGAGGTTCAGGGAACGGCGGAAGGTGCGCCCTTCTCGGAGGAAGAGTTCCTGACGCTGCTCGGTCTTGCCAAGGCCGGTTGCAGCGAACTGGTTGCCCTTCAGAAACAGGCAATCGCCTGA
- the sppA gene encoding signal peptide peptidase SppA — protein sequence MDNMAIADRRRLRRKLTFWRVAAVLLLVVGAFGLYRFFWQGPQQSAKPHIARIEVSGLITDNTELLERLDKIAKSDNVKGLIVSISSPGGTTYGGERIFKVIRSVAEKKPVVSDVRTLAASAGYMIASAGDVIVAGETSITGSIGVIFQYPQLGQLMEKLGVSLQEIKSSPMKAEPSPFHEAPEEAKTMIRAMVMDSYGWFVDLVADRRKLPREEVLKLADGSIFTGRQALANKLVDTLGGEKEVRAYFETRGVAKDLPIVEWRAPSSNSPFALFSVAQIAKLLGYDDLIPFAGPSQLGADKLFLDGLVSVWQVEPR from the coding sequence ATGGATAATATGGCGATAGCTGATCGCAGGCGGTTGCGCCGCAAGCTGACTTTCTGGCGGGTTGCCGCCGTTCTCCTGCTCGTCGTCGGCGCCTTCGGTCTTTACCGGTTTTTCTGGCAAGGCCCGCAGCAAAGCGCAAAACCCCATATCGCCCGCATCGAGGTTTCCGGCCTGATCACCGACAATACCGAACTTCTCGAGCGGCTCGACAAGATCGCCAAGAGCGATAATGTCAAAGGCCTGATCGTCTCGATTTCCTCACCCGGCGGCACCACCTACGGCGGGGAGCGCATCTTCAAGGTTATTCGAAGCGTCGCGGAAAAGAAGCCGGTTGTCTCGGATGTACGCACGCTCGCCGCTTCCGCAGGTTATATGATCGCATCGGCAGGCGACGTCATCGTTGCCGGCGAAACCTCTATCACCGGCTCGATCGGCGTGATCTTCCAGTACCCCCAGCTTGGCCAGCTGATGGAAAAACTCGGCGTTTCGCTTCAGGAAATCAAGTCGTCACCGATGAAGGCGGAGCCTTCTCCTTTCCACGAAGCGCCGGAAGAGGCAAAGACCATGATCCGCGCCATGGTGATGGACAGCTACGGCTGGTTCGTCGACCTCGTCGCCGATCGCCGCAAATTGCCGCGCGAAGAGGTGTTGAAACTGGCTGATGGATCGATCTTCACTGGTCGGCAGGCGCTTGCCAACAAGCTGGTCGACACGCTCGGCGGCGAAAAGGAAGTTCGCGCCTATTTCGAAACCCGTGGTGTGGCCAAGGATTTGCCGATCGTCGAATGGCGCGCGCCGTCCTCCAATTCGCCTTTTGCGCTTTTCAGTGTTGCGCAAATAGCGAAACTTCTGGGATATGACGATTTAATTCCCTTCGCAGGCCCCAGCCAGCTCGGTGCGGACAAGTTGTTTCTTGACGGTCTTGTTTCCGTTTGGCAGGTTGAGCCGCGTTAA
- the lptC gene encoding LPS export ABC transporter periplasmic protein LptC, giving the protein MLERLREPAPAFSLPNDQNGAYDTALRHSARVKRLKIILPLSAAIISLAFIAVSVIRTWAPEKVSLESARIEDGKIVMEKPAVAGRNEKGIDYSMNADRALQDIANPNLMTLEKVLAAVPVNDSVAQVIAQEGIFDRSTNTLKMTAPFDINLSNGIQAKFQSADVDLKAGKMSSKEPVSIKTNDGSIVAQSIDIADNGKTITFSGQVRARIAASNIKNEGK; this is encoded by the coding sequence ATGCTCGAACGACTCCGTGAACCCGCGCCAGCATTTTCGCTGCCCAATGACCAGAACGGCGCCTATGACACAGCGCTGCGGCATTCCGCGCGTGTAAAGCGGCTGAAGATCATTCTGCCGCTCAGCGCGGCCATCATCTCGCTCGCCTTCATCGCCGTTTCGGTCATCCGCACCTGGGCGCCCGAAAAGGTTTCGCTGGAAAGCGCGCGGATAGAAGACGGCAAGATCGTGATGGAAAAGCCCGCCGTCGCGGGCCGCAACGAAAAGGGTATAGATTATTCCATGAACGCCGACCGCGCGTTGCAGGACATCGCCAACCCCAACCTGATGACGCTCGAAAAGGTGCTGGCCGCCGTGCCTGTCAATGACAGCGTCGCGCAGGTTATCGCCCAGGAAGGCATTTTCGACCGCTCCACCAACACGCTGAAGATGACTGCGCCTTTTGACATCAATCTCAGCAATGGCATACAAGCGAAGTTCCAGTCTGCGGATGTCGATCTGAAGGCCGGCAAAATGAGCAGCAAAGAGCCGGTTTCAATCAAAACAAACGACGGCTCCATTGTTGCGCAATCGATTGACATCGCAGATAATGGCAAGACAATTACATTTTCGGGGCAGGTACGCGCACGTATCGCTGCATCCAATATCAAGAATGAAGGCAAGTGA
- the ptsN gene encoding PTS IIA-like nitrogen regulatory protein PtsN, with product MALADLLQQDAIIPALKVNSKKQLLQELAAKAARITGVSEREVFDVILQREKLGSTGVGHGIAIPHGKLNSIHQITGVFARLETPVDFEALDDQPVDLVFLLLAPEGAGADHLKALSRIARALRDPELVTKLRATDSDTAIYAFLNQEQATAA from the coding sequence ATGGCGTTGGCAGATTTGCTGCAACAAGATGCGATTATTCCCGCCCTCAAGGTGAATTCCAAAAAGCAGTTGCTTCAGGAGCTGGCCGCAAAGGCAGCCAGAATTACCGGGGTCTCGGAACGGGAAGTTTTCGACGTCATCCTCCAGCGTGAGAAACTCGGCTCCACCGGTGTGGGTCATGGCATTGCCATTCCGCATGGCAAGCTCAACAGCATTCATCAGATTACCGGCGTCTTCGCACGTCTTGAAACCCCGGTCGATTTCGAAGCTTTGGACGACCAGCCGGTCGATCTGGTTTTCCTGCTGCTCGCGCCAGAAGGCGCTGGCGCGGATCACCTGAAGGCGCTGTCGCGCATTGCGCGGGCGCTACGCGATCCTGAACTGGTGACCAAGCTGCGCGCCACCGATTCCGACACGGCGATCTACGCCTTCCTCAATCAGGAACAGGCGACGGCGGCCTGA
- a CDS encoding LptA/OstA family protein produces the protein MMQISRPVSLGRTAGLTAAGLFFSCLATVAFAQNTTSSMQGVKLSGDQPIAIESDQLEIRDQERKAYFTGNVKVVQGTTTLQAGKMTVNYKGQGSSLTSGDANIEKIFVDNNVYLTSETQKATADHGEFDMAAQTFILTGKQVVLSEGTNVFTGCKLTVLMNTGQAKLESCGGPVRIMLDPKSQKKQ, from the coding sequence ATGATGCAAATTTCCCGTCCCGTTTCCCTTGGCAGAACCGCAGGCCTTACAGCCGCAGGTCTCTTTTTTTCCTGTCTTGCAACTGTGGCTTTCGCCCAGAACACGACCAGCAGCATGCAGGGCGTCAAGCTCTCCGGCGACCAGCCGATCGCCATTGAAAGCGATCAGCTCGAGATTCGCGACCAGGAGCGTAAGGCCTATTTTACCGGCAACGTAAAGGTTGTGCAGGGCACGACCACCCTTCAGGCCGGCAAGATGACGGTGAACTACAAGGGTCAGGGCTCTTCGCTCACCAGTGGCGATGCCAATATCGAGAAGATCTTCGTCGACAACAATGTCTACCTGACCTCCGAGACCCAGAAGGCCACGGCCGACCACGGCGAATTCGACATGGCGGCGCAGACCTTCATTCTGACCGGCAAGCAGGTGGTCCTGTCCGAAGGCACTAACGTCTTCACCGGCTGCAAGCTCACCGTTCTGATGAATACGGGGCAGGCAAAGCTCGAAAGCTGCGGCGGCCCTGTTCGGATCATGCTTGATCCGAAATCCCAGAAAAAACAGTAG